Below is a window of Lentimicrobium sp. L6 DNA.
ATGCTTTTGCATTCTTAAGAGTGAATTTGAAGCCTATTACCATTAAAATGCAAGGCGTTTATGGGCAGAATATGCCAGATGTTTTGTCAATAGGAGGCATTGCTATCAGCGATTCTACAAACCTTGAAAAGGGTTTTGTGAGCTATACTACTTTGAACACCATGTCTTCTTGGATTGATATTTCTAGTAATGGAAAAAAGTTCCAAGTAGGAGTTTTTGCTGGATATTCTCAAAATTTAGGTGCTAAGGATAAAATCGTTGGACCCAAATATGGTTTAGGAACCAATATAGCAAGTATGTATAGAGTTTCTCCAAGAGTTTCATATCAAGTCAATAAATTGAAGTTTGCTCTAGAAGGAGAGTATACCAATGCAAGTTATGGTGCTTCTTATGATGAATATGGTGTACCTCAAGATTTAAACCCTGTTGGGAATTTGAGGATATTATTTGCTTCTTATTTCTTCTTTTAAAGTTTAGGATCGTAAACCCCCTAGAGGGGGTTTACGATCCTAAATCTCTTATCTTATTTTCTAATCAAAGCGCCTAATTCCTTTTCATAAAGCATGATCAGGCGGTTCATGAGTTTATCTATTTGTTTGTCGTTTAGTGTTTTGTTGTTGTCTTGCAAGAAGAAGTTGATAGAGTAAGATTTTTCACCCTCCTCTAATGGTTTGCCCTCAAAAACATCGAATAAACCAACAGATTTAAGAATGTTTTTTTCTGCTTTGTGAGCAATGGCTTCAATTTCTCCAAAAGTCACTGACTTGTCTACCACTAAGGCTAAATCTCTTCTTACCATTGGGAACTTCACTATCTCTTCCATCTGAACATCGAATTGCTTAGATAGTTTCATCACATTTTCCCAATTGAAATCTGCATAGAAGGCTTTTTGCTTGATTCCGAATGATTTCAATAATTTGGAAGACAATTCTCCGAACTCAACAACAGGTTTTTTACGAACACTAATCACTAATCCTTCTTTGAATTGTTTATTAGTAGTTTTTTCGGCTGTAATTTCTTTAGCTGTAAATTGAAGTTTAGTAAGAATACGCTGAACCATAGATTTTACAAAGAAGAAATCGATTTCTTTTTTGTCGTGATTCCAGTTTTCTAATTTCTCTTGTCCGCTAAGGATAATAGCCAAGTGTTTTTCTTCTTGGTACCTTTTGGTGACTACATCAGCTTCTGGATTTTTGAATTGGTAAGCTTTGCCAAACTCATAAAGCTTCACATTAGGCTCTTTACGATTGATATTATAAACCAAGTTTTCTAAGGAACCAAATAATAAACTCTGACGAAGTACATCTAAATCGCTACTTAGAGGATTCAACATACGAACTAATGTCTTTTCATCGTAGTTTTCGTCCTTGATATAATAAGAGGATTTGGTTAATGAGTTGTTCATTCCTTCGGCATAACCATTGGCAGAAAGATAATCAGAAATCATATTCTGGTATTTCTCTGGATTAGGTTTTTTAGAAAAGGCTAAAGCGGAATGAACTTGGTCAGTAAAATGAATGTGATTCATTCCATAGACTCTTAAAATTTCTTCTATAATGTCAGCCTCACGAGTGACTTCCACTTTAACAGTAGGAACAGCAACGCGTATACCTTCTTCGGTCTCGTTGACTACAAGTATATCTAAATCTTCTAAAATGCTCTTGATTTGAGATCTGTCGATAGATTTTCCAATTAGACGATCCACATTTGTATATTTCACATCAATTTCAACAGGGGCAACTGGGTTTGGATAGAAATCTTTAATTTCTGAACTGATGACACCTCCAGCGATTTCTTTCATTAATAAAGCCGCGCGTTTTAAGGCGTAAACAGTGATGTTAGGGTCGGTACCTCTTTCAAAACGGAAGCTGGCATCGGTTTTCAAAGTATGGAACTTAGAAGTTAATCGAATGGTTTTAGGATCGAAGCAAGCTGATTCTAAGAATATACTAGTGGTTTCATCAGTAACTCCCGATTTACTACCACCAAATACACCACCAATACACATGCCTTCTTCTGCATTGCAAATCATTAAATCTTCGCCACTGAGTTTTCTTTCTACATCATCAAGTGTGACGAAAGTAGAATCCTTGGCCATTTTCTTTACAATCACTTTGTTTCCAGTCACCGCTTTAGCATCGAAAGCATGAAGAGGTTGACCAGTTTCCAGCATCACAAAATTGGTAATGTC
It encodes the following:
- the pheT gene encoding phenylalanine--tRNA ligase subunit beta, which encodes MKLSHKWLKEYVEFDKTPEEMDRILTDCGLEVEGIEKVQSIKGGLEGIVIGEVMTCEQHPNADKLSKTTVDVGGERHLDIVCGAPNVAAGQKVLVATVGTTLYDGDDSFKIKKSKIRGEASEGMICAEDELGLGKSHDGIMVLEADAQVGQEAKAFFNIEDDFVYEIGLTPNRSDATSHIGSARDVVAVLNHINQNKGASLKMPSVDDFKVDNTDLDIEIEVEDEAACPRYSGVTLSNLKVGESPEWLKNYLEAIDIRSINNLVDITNFVMLETGQPLHAFDAKAVTGNKVIVKKMAKDSTFVTLDDVERKLSGEDLMICNAEEGMCIGGVFGGSKSGVTDETTSIFLESACFDPKTIRLTSKFHTLKTDASFRFERGTDPNITVYALKRAALLMKEIAGGVISSEIKDFYPNPVAPVEIDVKYTNVDRLIGKSIDRSQIKSILEDLDILVVNETEEGIRVAVPTVKVEVTREADIIEEILRVYGMNHIHFTDQVHSALAFSKKPNPEKYQNMISDYLSANGYAEGMNNSLTKSSYYIKDENYDEKTLVRMLNPLSSDLDVLRQSLLFGSLENLVYNINRKEPNVKLYEFGKAYQFKNPEADVVTKRYQEEKHLAIILSGQEKLENWNHDKKEIDFFFVKSMVQRILTKLQFTAKEITAEKTTNKQFKEGLVISVRKKPVVEFGELSSKLLKSFGIKQKAFYADFNWENVMKLSKQFDVQMEEIVKFPMVRRDLALVVDKSVTFGEIEAIAHKAEKNILKSVGLFDVFEGKPLEEGEKSYSINFFLQDNNKTLNDKQIDKLMNRLIMLYEKELGALIRK